The following are encoded together in the Coregonus clupeaformis isolate EN_2021a chromosome 24, ASM2061545v1, whole genome shotgun sequence genome:
- the LOC121538055 gene encoding tubulin alpha-8 chain-like: MRECISIHVGQAGVQTGNACWELFCLEHGVGPDGVFNEEDQGPNSRTDPFNTFFHTGSSGRHVPRAIFVDLEPTVVDEVRTGLYRQLYHPEQLISGKEDAANNYARGHYTVGKEIIDGVLERIRKMTDQCTGLQGFLIFHSFGGGTGSGFTSLLMERLSVDYGKKSKLEFAIYPAPQVSTAVVEPYNSILTTHTTLDHSDCAFMVDNEAIYDICRRNLDVERPSYTNLNRLIGQIVSSITASLRFDGALNVDLTEFQTNLVPFPRIHFPLVTYAPIISAEKAYHEQLTVSEITTACFEPSNQMVKCDPRHGMYMACCMLYRGDVVPKDVNAAIQNIKTKRSIQFVEWCPTGFKVGINYQPPTAVPGGDLAKVQRAVCMLSNTTAIAEAWARLDHKFDLMYAKRAFVHWYVGEGMEEGEFSEAREDLACLEKDYEELGRTSTESDDDEAGEEY; this comes from the exons ATG AGAGAGTGTATCTCCATCCACGTGGGCCAGGCAGGCGTTCAGACGGGCAATGCATGCTGGGAACTCTTCTGCTTGGAACACGGTGTGGGGCCTGACGGGGTGTTCAATGAAGAGGACCAGGGGCCTAATTCCCGGACGGACCCCTTCAACACCTTTTTCCACACCGGAAGTTCTGGCCGCCATGTTCCCAGGGCCATATTTGTGGACCTGGAGCCAACGGTGGTCG ATGAGGTCAGGACTGGGCTGTACAGGCAGCTCTACCATCCTGAGCAGCTCATCTCTGGAAAGGAGGATGCAGCCAATAACTACGCCCGTGGACACTACACCGTGGGGAAGGAGATCATTGACGGGGTCCTGGAGCGTATCCGTAAAATG ACTGACCAGTGCACAGGGCTGCAAGGATTCCTCATCTTCCACAGCTTCGGAGGAGGCACCGGCTCTGGTTTCACCTCTCTGCTGATGGAGCGCCTGTCTGTTGACTACGGCAAGAAGTCCAAGCTGGAATTTGCCATCTACCCAGCTCCCCAAGTGTCCACAGCTGTGGTAGAGCCATATAATTCCATTCTGACCACCCACACCACCCTGGATCACTCCGACTGTGCCTTCATGGTGGACAATGAGGCCATCTATGACATCTGTCGCCGCAACCTGGACGTTGAGCGTCCATCCTACACCAATCTCAACAGATTGATCGGTCAGATTGTTTCCTCCATCACTGCCTCCCTACGCTTTGATGGGGCATTGAATGTTGACCTCACAGAGTTCCAGACCAATTTAGTCCCATTCCCCCGCATTCATTTCCCCCTGGTCACCTACGCGCCCATCATCTCCGCTGAGAAGGCTTACCATGAGCAGCTGACCGTCTCTGAGATCACCACTGCCTGTTTCGAGCCGTCCAATCAGATGGTCAAGTGTGACCCTCGCCATGGCATGTATATGGCCTGCTGTATGCTGTACCGTGGAGATGTGGTGCCCAAAGATGTGAATGCTGCCATTCAAAATATCAAGACCAAACGTTCCATCCAGTTTGTGGAATGGTGCCCTACCGGTTTCAAG GTTGGGATCAACTATCAGCCCCCAACTGCCGTACCTGGAGGTGATCTAGCTAAAGTCCAGAGGGCTGTGTGCATGCTGAGCAACACCACTGCCATTGCTGAAGCCTGGGCCCGTTTGGACCACAAGTTTGACCTCATGTATGCCAAACGTGCCTTTGTGCACTGGTATGTAGGTGAgggcatggaggagggagagttCTCTGAGGCCAGAGAAGACCTGGCTTGTCTGGAGAAGGATTATGAAGAGCTGGGCAGAACAAGCACAGAATCTGATGATGATGAAGCGGGTGAGGAATATTAA
- the LOC121538054 gene encoding kelch-like protein 12 isoform X1: protein MAPKDIMTNSHAKSILNAMNALRKNNTLCDITLRVENTDFPAHRIVLAACSDYFCAMFTSELSKNPQLSEKGKSFVDIQGLTASTMEILLDFVYTETVLVTVENVQELLPAACLLQLKGVKRACCDFLDSQLDPTNCLGIRDFAETHNCLDLMQAAELFSQKHFPEVVQHEEFMLLSQNEVEKLVKCDEIQVDSEEPVFEAVLNWVKHNRKEREPYLSEMLEHVRMPLLTPRYITDVIDSEPLIRCSLPCRDLVDEAKKFHLRPELRSEMQGPRTQARLGAKEVLLVIGGFGSQQSPIDIVEKYDPKTQEWSFLPNIARKRRYVATVSLNDRVYVIGGYDGRSRLSSVECLDYTADEDGVWYTVATMNVRRGLAGATTLGDMIYVAGGFDGSRRHTSMERYDPNIDQWSMLGDMQTAREGAGLVVASGLIYCLGGYDGLNILNSVERYDPHTGHWTNVTPMATKRSGAGVALLNDHIYVVGGFDGTAHLDSVEVYNIRTDYWTTVASMTTPRCYVGATVLRGRLYAIAGYDGNSLLSSIECYDPVIDSWEVVTSMATQRCDAGVCVLREK from the exons ATGGCTCCCAAAGACATCATGACCAACTCCCATGCCAAATCCATCCTCAATGCCATGAACGCACTTCGTAAGAACAACACACTCTGTGACATCACTTTGAGAGTGGAGAATACTGACTTTCCTGCACACCGCATTGTCCTGGCAGCCTGCAGTGACTACTTCTGTGCCATGTTCACCAGCGAG CTCTCTAAGAATCCCCAG TTGTCAGAGAAAGGGAAATCCTTCGTAGACATCCAGGGGTTGACTGCGTCCACCATGGAGATCCTGCTCGACTTTGTTTACACAGAGACGGTCTTGGTCACAGTGGAGAATGTCCAGGAACTGCTTCCTGCAGCCTGTCTGCTGCAACTCAAAG GAGTAAAAAGAGCTTGTTGTGACTTTCTGGATAGTCAGCTTGATCCCACAAACTGCCTGGGCATTCGGGACTTTGCTGAGACCCACAATTGCCTTGACCTGATGCAGGCCGCTGAACTCTTCTCCCAGAAGCACTTCCCTGAGGTGGTTCAACATGAGGAGTTTATGCTGCTTAGCCAGAACGAGGTTGAAAAACTAGTTAAATGCGATGAAATCCAG GTGGACTCAGAGGAGCCTGTATTCGAGGCAGTGTTGAATTGGGTTAAACACAATAGGAAAGAGAGGGAGCCGTATTTATCAGAGATGCTGGAGCATGTGCGGATGCCTTTGCTCACTCCGCGCTATATCACAGATGTCATCGACTCAGAG CCCCTCATTCGATGCAGTCTTCCCTGTCGAGACCTTGTGGATGAGGCCAAGAAATTCCACCTTAGACCAGAGCTGAGGAGTGAGATGCAGGGTCCACGCACCCAAGCCAGATTAG GTGCCAAGGAGGTCCTGCTGGTTATTGGAGGATTCGGCAGTCAACAATCCCCTATAGATATCGTTGAGAAGTATGATCCTAAAACTCAGGAGTGGAGCTTTTTACCT AACATTGCTCGGAAAAGGCGTTACGTGGCTACCGTGTCCCTCAATGACCGCGTGTATGTGATTGGCGGATACGATGGTCGATCGCGGCTTAGCTCGGTGGAGTGCTTGGACTACACGGCAGACGAGGATGGTGTCTGGTACACCGTCGCCACTATGAATGTACGGCGTGGCCTTGCCGGGGCGACAACACTCGGAG ATATGATCTATGTTGCTGGAGGCTTTGACGGTAGCCGCCGTCACACCAGCATGGAACGATATGACCCCAATATTGACCAGTGGAGCATGCTGGGGGACATGCAGACAGCCAGGGAAGGGGCTGGCCTGGTGGTGGCTAGTGGACTTATATACTGTCTAG GTGGGTACGACGGATTGAATATCCTCAATTCAGTGGAGCGGTATGACcctcacacaggacactggacgAATGTTACCCCCATGGCCACCAAACGCTCAG GGGCTGGTGTAGCCTTGCTCAACGACCACATCTATGTGGTGGGAGGCTTCGATGGAACAGCGCACCTCGACTCAGTGGAGGTTTACAACATTAGGACAGACTATTGGACCACGGTAGCCAGTATGACCACTCCCCGCTGCTACGTAGGAGCTACCGTCCTCCGGGGACGACTCTACGCCATAGCTGG GTATGATGGAAACTCCCTTCTGAGCAGTATCGAGTGTTACGACCCAGTTATTGACAGCTGGGAGGTGGTCACCTCCATGGCCACACAGCGCTGCGATGCAGGAGTGTGTGTCCTCCGAGAGAAGTGA
- the LOC121538054 gene encoding kelch-like protein 12 isoform X2, with protein sequence MAPKDIMTNSHAKSILNAMNALRKNNTLCDITLRVENTDFPAHRIVLAACSDYFCAMFTSELSEKGKSFVDIQGLTASTMEILLDFVYTETVLVTVENVQELLPAACLLQLKGVKRACCDFLDSQLDPTNCLGIRDFAETHNCLDLMQAAELFSQKHFPEVVQHEEFMLLSQNEVEKLVKCDEIQVDSEEPVFEAVLNWVKHNRKEREPYLSEMLEHVRMPLLTPRYITDVIDSEPLIRCSLPCRDLVDEAKKFHLRPELRSEMQGPRTQARLGAKEVLLVIGGFGSQQSPIDIVEKYDPKTQEWSFLPNIARKRRYVATVSLNDRVYVIGGYDGRSRLSSVECLDYTADEDGVWYTVATMNVRRGLAGATTLGDMIYVAGGFDGSRRHTSMERYDPNIDQWSMLGDMQTAREGAGLVVASGLIYCLGGYDGLNILNSVERYDPHTGHWTNVTPMATKRSGAGVALLNDHIYVVGGFDGTAHLDSVEVYNIRTDYWTTVASMTTPRCYVGATVLRGRLYAIAGYDGNSLLSSIECYDPVIDSWEVVTSMATQRCDAGVCVLREK encoded by the exons ATGGCTCCCAAAGACATCATGACCAACTCCCATGCCAAATCCATCCTCAATGCCATGAACGCACTTCGTAAGAACAACACACTCTGTGACATCACTTTGAGAGTGGAGAATACTGACTTTCCTGCACACCGCATTGTCCTGGCAGCCTGCAGTGACTACTTCTGTGCCATGTTCACCAGCGAG TTGTCAGAGAAAGGGAAATCCTTCGTAGACATCCAGGGGTTGACTGCGTCCACCATGGAGATCCTGCTCGACTTTGTTTACACAGAGACGGTCTTGGTCACAGTGGAGAATGTCCAGGAACTGCTTCCTGCAGCCTGTCTGCTGCAACTCAAAG GAGTAAAAAGAGCTTGTTGTGACTTTCTGGATAGTCAGCTTGATCCCACAAACTGCCTGGGCATTCGGGACTTTGCTGAGACCCACAATTGCCTTGACCTGATGCAGGCCGCTGAACTCTTCTCCCAGAAGCACTTCCCTGAGGTGGTTCAACATGAGGAGTTTATGCTGCTTAGCCAGAACGAGGTTGAAAAACTAGTTAAATGCGATGAAATCCAG GTGGACTCAGAGGAGCCTGTATTCGAGGCAGTGTTGAATTGGGTTAAACACAATAGGAAAGAGAGGGAGCCGTATTTATCAGAGATGCTGGAGCATGTGCGGATGCCTTTGCTCACTCCGCGCTATATCACAGATGTCATCGACTCAGAG CCCCTCATTCGATGCAGTCTTCCCTGTCGAGACCTTGTGGATGAGGCCAAGAAATTCCACCTTAGACCAGAGCTGAGGAGTGAGATGCAGGGTCCACGCACCCAAGCCAGATTAG GTGCCAAGGAGGTCCTGCTGGTTATTGGAGGATTCGGCAGTCAACAATCCCCTATAGATATCGTTGAGAAGTATGATCCTAAAACTCAGGAGTGGAGCTTTTTACCT AACATTGCTCGGAAAAGGCGTTACGTGGCTACCGTGTCCCTCAATGACCGCGTGTATGTGATTGGCGGATACGATGGTCGATCGCGGCTTAGCTCGGTGGAGTGCTTGGACTACACGGCAGACGAGGATGGTGTCTGGTACACCGTCGCCACTATGAATGTACGGCGTGGCCTTGCCGGGGCGACAACACTCGGAG ATATGATCTATGTTGCTGGAGGCTTTGACGGTAGCCGCCGTCACACCAGCATGGAACGATATGACCCCAATATTGACCAGTGGAGCATGCTGGGGGACATGCAGACAGCCAGGGAAGGGGCTGGCCTGGTGGTGGCTAGTGGACTTATATACTGTCTAG GTGGGTACGACGGATTGAATATCCTCAATTCAGTGGAGCGGTATGACcctcacacaggacactggacgAATGTTACCCCCATGGCCACCAAACGCTCAG GGGCTGGTGTAGCCTTGCTCAACGACCACATCTATGTGGTGGGAGGCTTCGATGGAACAGCGCACCTCGACTCAGTGGAGGTTTACAACATTAGGACAGACTATTGGACCACGGTAGCCAGTATGACCACTCCCCGCTGCTACGTAGGAGCTACCGTCCTCCGGGGACGACTCTACGCCATAGCTGG GTATGATGGAAACTCCCTTCTGAGCAGTATCGAGTGTTACGACCCAGTTATTGACAGCTGGGAGGTGGTCACCTCCATGGCCACACAGCGCTGCGATGCAGGAGTGTGTGTCCTCCGAGAGAAGTGA
- the LOC121538054 gene encoding kelch-like protein 12 isoform X3, which yields MAPKDIMTNSHAKSILNAMNALRKNNTLCDITLRVENTDFPAHRIVLAACSDYFCAMFTSELSKNPQLSEKGKSFVDIQGLTASTMEILLDFVYTETVLVTVENVQELLPAACLLQLKGVKRACCDFLDSQLDPTNCLGIRDFAETHNCLDLMQAAELFSQKHFPEVVQHEEFMLLSQNEVEKLVKCDEIQVDSEEPVFEAVLNWVKHNRKEREPYLSEMLEHVRMPLLTPRYITDVIDSEPLIRCSLPCRDLVDEAKKFHLRPELRSEMQGPRTQARLGAKEVLLVIGGFGSQQSPIDIVEKYDPKTQEWSFLPNIARKRRYVATVSLNDRVYVIGGYDGRSRLSSVECLDYTADEDGVWYTVATMNVRRGLAGATTLGDMIYVAGGFDGSRRHTSMERYDPNIDQWSMLGDMQTAREGAGLVVASGLIYCLGGYDGLNILNSVERYDPHTGHWTNVTPMATKRSGAGVALLNDHIYVVGGFDGTAHLDSVEVYNIRTDYWTTVASMTTPRCYVGATVLRGRLYAIAGQMRNNEGDR from the exons ATGGCTCCCAAAGACATCATGACCAACTCCCATGCCAAATCCATCCTCAATGCCATGAACGCACTTCGTAAGAACAACACACTCTGTGACATCACTTTGAGAGTGGAGAATACTGACTTTCCTGCACACCGCATTGTCCTGGCAGCCTGCAGTGACTACTTCTGTGCCATGTTCACCAGCGAG CTCTCTAAGAATCCCCAG TTGTCAGAGAAAGGGAAATCCTTCGTAGACATCCAGGGGTTGACTGCGTCCACCATGGAGATCCTGCTCGACTTTGTTTACACAGAGACGGTCTTGGTCACAGTGGAGAATGTCCAGGAACTGCTTCCTGCAGCCTGTCTGCTGCAACTCAAAG GAGTAAAAAGAGCTTGTTGTGACTTTCTGGATAGTCAGCTTGATCCCACAAACTGCCTGGGCATTCGGGACTTTGCTGAGACCCACAATTGCCTTGACCTGATGCAGGCCGCTGAACTCTTCTCCCAGAAGCACTTCCCTGAGGTGGTTCAACATGAGGAGTTTATGCTGCTTAGCCAGAACGAGGTTGAAAAACTAGTTAAATGCGATGAAATCCAG GTGGACTCAGAGGAGCCTGTATTCGAGGCAGTGTTGAATTGGGTTAAACACAATAGGAAAGAGAGGGAGCCGTATTTATCAGAGATGCTGGAGCATGTGCGGATGCCTTTGCTCACTCCGCGCTATATCACAGATGTCATCGACTCAGAG CCCCTCATTCGATGCAGTCTTCCCTGTCGAGACCTTGTGGATGAGGCCAAGAAATTCCACCTTAGACCAGAGCTGAGGAGTGAGATGCAGGGTCCACGCACCCAAGCCAGATTAG GTGCCAAGGAGGTCCTGCTGGTTATTGGAGGATTCGGCAGTCAACAATCCCCTATAGATATCGTTGAGAAGTATGATCCTAAAACTCAGGAGTGGAGCTTTTTACCT AACATTGCTCGGAAAAGGCGTTACGTGGCTACCGTGTCCCTCAATGACCGCGTGTATGTGATTGGCGGATACGATGGTCGATCGCGGCTTAGCTCGGTGGAGTGCTTGGACTACACGGCAGACGAGGATGGTGTCTGGTACACCGTCGCCACTATGAATGTACGGCGTGGCCTTGCCGGGGCGACAACACTCGGAG ATATGATCTATGTTGCTGGAGGCTTTGACGGTAGCCGCCGTCACACCAGCATGGAACGATATGACCCCAATATTGACCAGTGGAGCATGCTGGGGGACATGCAGACAGCCAGGGAAGGGGCTGGCCTGGTGGTGGCTAGTGGACTTATATACTGTCTAG GTGGGTACGACGGATTGAATATCCTCAATTCAGTGGAGCGGTATGACcctcacacaggacactggacgAATGTTACCCCCATGGCCACCAAACGCTCAG GGGCTGGTGTAGCCTTGCTCAACGACCACATCTATGTGGTGGGAGGCTTCGATGGAACAGCGCACCTCGACTCAGTGGAGGTTTACAACATTAGGACAGACTATTGGACCACGGTAGCCAGTATGACCACTCCCCGCTGCTACGTAGGAGCTACCGTCCTCCGGGGACGACTCTACGCCATAGCTGG acagatgagaaacAATGAGGGAGACAGGTGA